One region of Salvia miltiorrhiza cultivar Shanhuang (shh) chromosome 3, IMPLAD_Smil_shh, whole genome shotgun sequence genomic DNA includes:
- the LOC131016411 gene encoding serine/threonine-protein kinase AtPK2/AtPK19-like: protein MVSSQILPSVRKDARCKPIQRQILLPVSPPDVVSSEQVELDFSDVFGPPPVHASNEVSNRKSGDVNELVYDDPEVIYNRSHSLVGPSACVSQSLNLSGLTIHETEEQIEFLDSVMNVTSKKGQDTSMDDSVAEVCDNMIKTQAVGLEDFEVLKVVGQGAFAKVYQVKKRGTSEIYAMKVMRKDKIMEKNHAEYMKAERDILTKIDHPFIVQLRYSFQTKYRLYLVLDFINGGHLFFQLYHHGLFREDLARIYAAEIVSAVTHLHANGIMHRDLKPENILLDADGHVLLTDFGLAKELEENARANSLCGTVEYMSPEIILGKGHDKAADWWSVGVLLFEMLTGKPPFVGGNRDKIQQKIIKDKVKLPAFLSSEAHSLLKALLQKEPSKRLGSGPKGSDEIKSHKWFKSIHWKKLEAREITPSFRPVVGGDLCIANFDKQYTDMSLSDSPASSPKVGNLFLGFTYVRPASSFLK, encoded by the exons ATGGTTTCTTCTCAAATACTACCTTCCGTGAGAAAAGATGCCAGGTGCAAACCTATCCAGCGCCAGATACTCTTACCTGTGAGTCCACCCGATGTTGTTTCTTCAGAACAGGTTGAGTTAGACTTTTCTGATGTGTTCGGCCCTCCACCCGTTCATGCCTCAAATGAAGTCAGCAATAGAAAAAGTGGTGATGTAAATGAGCTTGTTTATGATGATCCTGAGGTCATTTACAATCGATCCCATTCACTAGTTGGTCCATCTGCTTGTGTTAGTCAATCTCTGAACCTCAGTGGCCTGACCATTCATGAGACTGAAGAGCAGATAGAATTTCTTGACTCTGTTATGAATGTGACCAGTAAAAAAGGTCAGGACACCTCCATGGATGATTCTGTTGCTGAGGTCTGTGATAATATGATAAAGACCCAAGCAGTAGGCCTTGAGGATTTTGAGGTCTTAAAAGTTGTTGGACAAGGGGCATTTGCAAAAGTTTACCAGGTGAAAAAGAGGGGCACATCTGAAATATATGCTATGAAGGTCATGAGGAAGGATAAGATCATGGAGAAAAACCATGCTGAATATATGAAAGCAGAGAGGGATATTTTAACAAAGATTGACCATCCCTTTATTGTCCAGCTGAGATACTCATTCCAG ACCAAATATAGACTTTACCTTGTTCTGGACTTCATCAATGGTGGTCACCTGTTTTTTCAGCTTTACCATCATGGCCTTTTCAG aGAGGATCTGGCTCGCATCTATGCAGCAGAAATTGTTTCAGCAGTGACACACCTTCATGCGAATGGAATAATGCACAGGGATCTCAAACCTGAAAATATCCTTCTGGATGCAGATGGCCAT GTCTTACTTACTGACTTTGGATTAGCAAAAGAGTTGGAAGAGAATGCAAGAGCGAATTCCTTGTGTGGAACTGTGGAATACATGTCTCCTGAAATTATTCTTGGGAAGGGCCATGACAAGGCTGCTGATTGGTGGAGTGTTGGAGTTCTATTGTTTGAGATGCTTACTGGAAAG CCTCCGTTTGTTGGTGGAAATAGGGACAAGATTCAGCAAAAGATAATCAAGGACAAAGTTAAGTTGCCTGCCTTTCTATCAAGTGAAGCACATTCCCTGTTGAAAGCG CTACTGCAAAAGGAACCAAGTAAGCGGCTTGGTAGTGGGCCAAAGGGGAGTGATGAAATAAAGAGCCATAAGTGGTTCAAGTCGATCCACTGGAAGAAATTGGAGGCGAGGGAAATAACGCCAAGTTTCCGTCCTGTGGTTGGTGGAGACCTCTGCATCGCGAATTTTGACAAGCAATACACAGATATGTCGTTATCTGATTCCCCAGCTTCAAGTCCAAAAGTAGGAAATCTGTTCCTGGGTTTCACCTATGTGAGGCCGGCTTCCTCCTTTCTCAAATGA
- the LOC131016413 gene encoding high mobility group B protein 6-like, whose product MLAVQSPISGHQRPRSGRKPLQPKNSWSNPLDTKPNIKAAAAVCFEVDENNKENIFSTPVKKECFEIELLDASLAEELSAIRERLERLRIDKERTDEMLRERSLFLDSQMKEIVDRGMLQKQLEIEVDRLFRLREIKLSCTKSVSPLRSLREKEHAKKMHQLEANGNREEKLTPNSQVKTEN is encoded by the exons atgcTGGCAGTTCAATCTCCAATCTCCGGGCATCAGCGGCCGAGAAGCGGCCGCAAACCGCTCCAGCCGAAGAACTCGTGGTCGAATCCTTTGGACACGAAGCCAAATATAAAAGCTGCAGCTGCAGTTTGTTTCGAGGTAGATGAGAATAACAAGGAGAATATTTTCTCCACCCCTGTAAAAAAAGAGTGTTTTGAGATCGAGTTGTTGGATGCATCTCTGGCGGAGGAGCTGAGCGCCATCCGCGAGAGGCTCGAGAGACTGCGGATTGATAAGGAGAGAACTGATGAGATGCTGAGAGAGAGATCCCTCTTTCTGGATTCCCAGATGAAGGAGATCGTTGACAGAGGGATGTTGCAGAAGCAGCTCGAGATCGAGGTTGATCGCTTGTTCCGATTGAGGGAGATCAAGCTATCCTGCACCAAG AGCGTATCACCGCTTCGCTCATTGAGAGAGAAGGAGCACGCTAAAAAGATGCATCAACTCGAG GCCAATGGAAACAGGGAAGAAAAACTGACTCCGAATTCACAAGTAAAGACTGAGAATTAA
- the LOC131016414 gene encoding vacuolar-sorting receptor 1-like, with amino-acid sequence MREKLSVFAWVCVLMFGSICWGRFVVEKNNLKVTSPESVKGVYECAIGNFGVPQYGGTMVGSIFYPKSNKKGCKPFKDADVSWKNKPGGIPVFLLADRGECYFTLKAWNAQNAGVAAILVADDRVEPLITMDTPEDGDTQPDYLQNISIPSALISKGLGDRIKKVLAKGELVSINLDWREALPHPDERVEYEFWTNSNDECGPKCESQLNFLRNFKGAAQILEQKGYTEFTPHYITWYCPEAFIMSQQCKSQCINYGRYCAPDPEQDFSRGYDGKDVVIQNLRQACFFKVAKESGKPWQWWDYVTDFSIRCPMKEKKYNKECSDRVIKSLGYDVKKIDQCIGDVEADLDNLVLKAEQEAQIGKGPRGDVTILPTLVINNRQYRGKLDKAAVLKAICSGFEETTEPAICLSRDMETNECLQNNGGCWQDNSANITACRDTFRGRVCHCPVVEGVKFVGDGYTHCEASGPLRCGISNGGCWKESRHGRTYSACTDDHISGCSCPQGFRGDGVRDCEDVDECKEELACQCPNCKCKNTWGSYECSCRNHLLYIHEHDTCISKEGGSGEVGWGIMWVIILGLGLAGVVAYALYKYRLRGYMDSEIRAIMAQYMPLDNQGEVPNHLPSGTV; translated from the exons ATGAGAGAAAAGCTGAGCGTTTTTGCGTGGGTGTGTGTGTTAATGTTTGGATCAATTTGTTGGGGAAGGTTCGTTGTGGAGAAGAACAATTTGAAGGTGACATCTCCAGAGTCGGTGAAAGGCGTTTATGAATGTGCAATAGGAAATTTTGGTGTACCTCAATATGGAGGAACAATGGTTGGCTCTATATTCTACCCCAAATCCAATAAAAAGGGCTGCAAACCTTTCAAAGATGCCGACGTGTCATGGAAGAATAAGCCCGGTGGCATCCCCGTTTTCCTTCTTGCAGATCGAGGAG AATGCTATTTCACGTTGAAGGCGTGGAACGCTCAGAATGCAGGCGTGGCGGCCATTCTGGTTGCAGACGACAGAGTTGAGCCTCTGATCACGATGGACACACCGGAGGATGGAGACACACAGCCGGATTACCTGCAAAACATAAGCATTCCTTCAGCATTGATAAGCAAAGGGCTAGGTGACAGGATCAAGAAAGTGTTGGCTAAAGGGGAATTGGTGAGCATCAATCTTGATTGGAGAGAGGCTCTCCCACACCCCGATGAGCGAGTGGAGTACGAGTTCTGGACTAATAGCAACGACGAATGTGGCCCAAAATGTGAGAGCCAGCTGAATTTTCTGAGGAATTTCAAAGGGGCTGCTCAGATTCTTGAGCAGAAGGGCTACACTGAGTTCACTCCTCACTACATCACATGGTACTGCCCGGAGGCGTTCATCATGAGCCAACAGTGCAAATCACAGTGCATAAACTATGGGAGATACTGCGCTCCTGATCCCGAGCAGGATTTCAGCAGAGGTTATGATGGCAAGGACGTCGTCATCCAGAACCTAAGGCAAGCTTGTTTCTTCAAAGTTGCAAAGGAAAGTGGGAAGCCATGGCAATGGTGGGACTATGTGACAGACTTTTCAATTAGGTGTCCAATGAAAGAGAAAAAGTATAACAAAGAGTGTTCTGATAGAGTGATCAAGTCACTTG GATACGATGTTAAGAAGATCGATCAGTGCATTGGAGACGTGGAGGCAGACCTAGACAACCTTGTACTAAAAGCAGAACAAGAAGCACAG ATTGGAAAAGGCCCACGAGGAGATGTTACTATATTGCCAACTCTAGTTATAAACAATAGGCAATATAGAG GCAAGCTGGACAAAGCAGCAGTTCTCAAGGCTATTTGTTCGGGTTTCGAAGAGACTACTGAGCCTGCCATTTGCTTGAGTAGAG ATATGGAGACAAATGAGTGCCTACAGAACAATGGAGGATGCTGGCAGGATAATTCTGCTAACATTACTGCTTGCAGG GACACTTTCCGGGGGAGGGTGTGCCACTGCCCCGTCGTGGAGGGAGTGAAGTTCGTAGGGGATGGTTATACTCACTGTGAAG CTTCTGGGCCGTTAAGATGTGGAATAAGCAATGGAGGGTGTTGGAAGGAAAGCAGGCACGGCCGAACATATTCAGCTTGCACT GATGATCACATATCAGGTTGCAGTTGCCCACAGGGATTCAGAGGCGATGGAGTTAGAGATTGTGAAG ATGTGGATGAATGCAAGGAAGAGCTAGCATGCCAATGCCCAAATTGCAAGTGCAAAAACACATGGGGGAGTTATGAATGCAGCTGCAGAAACCATTTACTTTACATTCATGAACATGATACTTGTATTA GTAAAGAGGGTGGTAGTGGTGAAGTTGGCTGGGGCATAATGTGGGTGATCATCCTAGGCTTGGGTTTGGCAGGAGTTGTTGCTTATGCTCTTTACAAATATAGGCTCCGG GGTTACATGGACTCGGAGATAAGGGCTATAATGGCTCAGTACATGCCTTTGGACAATCAAGGGGAAGTGCCCAATCACCTGCCGAGTGGGACTGTCTAA
- the LOC131016416 gene encoding RING-H2 finger protein ATL74-like, which yields MELEYLRRPVIFLRRLLTDNETESNDSYGGDDSELDTNMVIILAFLLCALLFTLGLNAFARSGLLNVFSSSPAAAPGLKKRALRHLPVAVYGSGPDVSGNECPICLGDFVEGERIRVLPKCGHGFHVGCIDTWLVAHASCPNCRISLLEAPPPSSTAAESDEPQLPVVISTQP from the coding sequence ATGGAGCTGGAGTATCTGCGGCGGCCAGTAATTTTCCTCCGCCGGCTACTAACCGATAACGAAACCGAGTCAAACGATTCCTACGGCGGCGATGACTCAGAGTTGGACACAAACATGGTCATAATCCTAGCTTTTTTGCTCTGCGCGTTGCTCTTCACACTCGGGCTCAACGCATTCGCGCGCAGTGGTTTACTCAACGTATTTAGCagctcgccggcggcggcgccgggcCTCAAGAAGCGCGCCCTGCGCCACCTCCCGGTGGCCGTATACGGGTCGGGTCCGGACGTTTCGGGCAACGAATGCCCCATTTGTTTAGGAGATTTCGTAGAGGGCGAGAGGATCCGTGTCCTTCCCAAATGTGGCCACGGTTTTCATGTTGGATGCATTGACACATGGCTCGTTGCACATGCCTCCTGCCCCAACTGCCGGATTTCTTTGCTTGAAGCGCCGCCGCCATCTTCAACCGCCGCTGAATCTGATGAGCCTCAACTGCCCGTTGTTATTTCAACTCAACCATGA